The DNA region CAATCCGTCATTTGCATGAACCCAGACCTCCGGTACAAATTAAACCACATACAACCGTTCCCGCCATGAGTTGGGATTTTATCCGATACGTCGGTTATATCCGCAACCCCGATTCAAAAAAACTGGTAGCCATGGTACATCTTAACGGAACTGAACTGATGATGAGCGAAGGTGATTTGAACGGTAGTCTGAAACTGATTAAAAACTACCGCGACTCGATCAGGGTCAGCTATCAGGGCAAAACAAAATTCATCCTCTTAAAACCGGCAACCCCATGAAGCAACTATTGACCTTTATACTACTTTTCCTGTTCTCCCGTTCCATGGCCCAAATGCCTGACTACGGGCTTTACAATATCCATATTACCGACTCCGGAAAAAATGTCCGCACGCAGGTAATTCCTTTTTCTGGCACAATACACCCCAGGGCAGGGCTGCTTTATTATTGGTTTGGCAATAACAGCGTCCACGAGCAGCAGGGAGGTTACAGCGGGAAACTGCTTAACGGCATCTACGAAGAATCTGATAAAAACCATCATCTCCTGCAACAAGGCACATTCAGGAATGGCCTAAAGGAGGGCACCTGGAAAACATGGGCCGAATCCGGACGGTTAACCAGCATCATTACCTGGGAAGCAGGCATAAAAACAGGAAAGTTCACCTATTTCGATAATAACGGTACCGAAATTCAATCCGGTATGTATAACCTCGGTCAGTTGGAAGGCAAAATCCTTTATTATCCGGGCACCGATTCTGCCAAAACCGTCCTTTACAAAAACGGAAAAATTATTCCTGCCCGAAAAGGCAACTTCCTGAAAAGGATCAATATTTTCAAAAAAGAAAAAAAGGAAAAAGTTACGCAAACACCAAAGCCATAACATGCTCAAAGCCTCCGCCCTGTATATGGTCATTGTGATCACGCTAGTGATAGGCCTGATCTGTTCTGCGCTAATTGCTGCAGCATACCTGTATAAAGCCCGGTACCAGGCGAAATTCCGCTCCGATCATCTGCAAAACAACCTAAATTCCGGTATTACAATACTGCTTAATAGTCGCGACAGCTCTTACAACGGTGGGCGAACTTTCAGCCTGTTCAACGGCGATGCCGACTCCGTAAGCCTAAAAAAAACGCGTTGGGGCGTTTTTGACGTATGTAGTATAAGTTCTTTCGCCGGCCGGGATACGCTGTACAAAGTATTTTCAGTGGCAAATGTTATTGACTCTAATAAATGGGCAGCCTTGTACCTTATCGATGAAGACCGCCCCCTCTCCGTCAGCGGCAACACGCTCATTCATGGCAATGTAGCAATCCCTAAAGCGGGTATCAGGACCGCTTATATAGACAACGAGGCCTATACCGGAGATCCTGACATCATCAGAGGTAAAACTTCGGATAGCGAAAGAAAACTACCGGCCCTTTCTGCCTCCGGGCTTGAAATGCTTAAAAAAGCATTGGCATTGGCACCGGCAGAAAGCGATCTTCCGGCAGTCACGGACAGCCTCAACCGGTCTTTCCTTAAGCCGGCCCTTACCTACAGCTTTGGCAAAAAGGTAAAAACCATTAGCCATATCAGCCTCAGCGGCAACATCATTTTGTATTCTGACACCACCATCAACATTGACAGTACGGCCCGGCTGAACAACATTCTCGTATTCGCAAAAGGAATATATGTTAACGCAGGTTTTCGGGGCAACTGTCAGCTTTTTGCCTCGGATTCCGTTAGCACAGGAAACCGTTGTTTTTTCAGTTACCCATCCTGCCTCGGCGTGCTTCGCCTTACCACAGGCAATACTATAGGGGTTCCTGCCAAACTGAATATTGGGGAAAATTCGGTGTGTGAAGGCATTGTTTTCAGTTACCAGGAAGATGAGCAGCAGCTCCCGCCGGTTATTTCACTCGGAAAAAAGACGACTATTCACGGCCAGGTTTATTCCCAGGGGATTTTAAACCTGAGAAACGGCGTCAGCATATTTGGCAGCGTTTTCACTAAGCGTTTTTTATACCAAAGCGAATTTACCCGATATGAAAACTACCTGATCAACCTATCCATCGATTCGCATTCGCTTTCACCATATTATTTAAGCAGCGACCTTGCGCCTGTTGCGGGCAGTTCCAAAAAGATCTTACAATGGCTGGAAGCAAACTAAATATACTCCACAAGGTCAGAGCATC from Mucilaginibacter sp. SJ includes:
- a CDS encoding toxin-antitoxin system YwqK family antitoxin, with the protein product MKQLLTFILLFLFSRSMAQMPDYGLYNIHITDSGKNVRTQVIPFSGTIHPRAGLLYYWFGNNSVHEQQGGYSGKLLNGIYEESDKNHHLLQQGTFRNGLKEGTWKTWAESGRLTSIITWEAGIKTGKFTYFDNNGTEIQSGMYNLGQLEGKILYYPGTDSAKTVLYKNGKIIPARKGNFLKRINIFKKEKKEKVTQTPKP